A stretch of Thermodesulforhabdus norvegica DNA encodes these proteins:
- a CDS encoding beta-ketoacyl-ACP synthase III: protein MSGTGRKAYIRSVGRFLPEKRLTNKDLEKMVDTSDEWIVTRTGIRERRILEPGLGNSYMAVRAARECLDRAGVSAESVDVIIVATVTPDMFFPSTACLVQRDLGATGAWGYDLSAGCSGFVFALSTAAQFVESGRYDRVLVIGSDVMSTIIDYTDRNTCVLFGDAAGAVLVEPCPDPDYGILDFIQHCDGSGEPYLHMKAGGSRRPASLETVKNREHYVYQEGRQVFKVAVKEMASVTEQIIRKNGLKGEEVAFLVPHQANLRIIQATAERAGIPMERVVVNIDRFANTTAATIPLCLYDIVVEEKRVKKGDYLVLSAFGAGYTWGSILIRWWENDL from the coding sequence GTGAGCGGGACGGGGAGGAAAGCTTATATAAGGTCTGTTGGTCGTTTTCTGCCGGAAAAACGGCTCACGAATAAAGATCTGGAAAAGATGGTTGATACGTCTGATGAATGGATAGTGACCCGTACGGGCATAAGGGAGAGGAGGATTCTGGAGCCGGGGCTGGGCAATTCCTACATGGCCGTCAGGGCGGCCAGAGAATGTCTGGATCGGGCCGGGGTTTCGGCCGAAAGCGTTGACGTGATTATAGTTGCTACGGTCACTCCCGATATGTTTTTCCCATCCACCGCATGCCTTGTGCAGCGTGATCTGGGGGCTACCGGAGCATGGGGATATGATCTCTCGGCCGGGTGTTCCGGTTTTGTTTTTGCTTTAAGTACTGCCGCACAATTTGTGGAATCCGGTCGGTACGACAGGGTCCTGGTTATCGGAAGTGATGTGATGAGCACGATAATAGATTATACGGATAGGAATACCTGTGTACTCTTTGGAGATGCGGCTGGTGCCGTGCTGGTTGAACCATGTCCGGATCCGGACTACGGAATTCTGGATTTTATACAGCACTGTGACGGTTCGGGCGAACCGTACCTGCACATGAAGGCCGGTGGTAGTCGTCGTCCTGCGTCCCTGGAGACCGTCAAGAACCGGGAGCATTACGTTTATCAGGAAGGCCGTCAGGTCTTCAAGGTTGCTGTGAAGGAAATGGCTTCGGTGACGGAGCAGATAATCAGGAAAAACGGGCTAAAGGGTGAAGAAGTGGCCTTCCTGGTTCCCCATCAGGCAAATCTGCGGATCATTCAGGCAACCGCCGAAAGAGCCGGGATTCCTATGGAACGGGTCGTGGTGAATATAGACAGGTTTGCCAACACGACTGCGGCAACGATACCGCTTTGTCTTTACGACATAGTGGTGGAGGAAAAAAGAGTAAAAAAAGGCGACTACCTGGTACTTTCGGCTTTTGGTGCCGGATATACATGGGGAAGTATTCTCATACGATGGTGGGAAAACGACCTCTAG
- a CDS encoding DUF933 domain-containing protein gives MKLGLVGLPGAGKTTLFMALTGQEVDRSSGGGKEILVQGVVPVPDARLDWLVSQFPGRKKTAVQVTYVDFHGLGSGRDDKKSYVSALLNYARPMDAFVIVLRNFANPAFPPPDPCRDLEELTQEFVLADLVTVEKRLEKIGQEKKKGRRIPERELELLEKCRDVLNGEEPLRKYPELAGAHELRGFTFLSGKPVLVVVNNDDEDPEVPPGNYGDVEPVAVRARLELELNRLNPDESEVFREEYGLESRACDLVISRSFSVLRLVTFYTVGDDEIRAWTVQEGTTALKAAGTIHSDMERGFIRAEVINFEDLKKVGTFASARKEGLMRLEGRDYIVKDGDILHIRFSAG, from the coding sequence ATGAAGCTCGGCCTTGTGGGTCTGCCCGGAGCAGGAAAGACCACTCTTTTTATGGCTTTAACGGGTCAGGAAGTTGACAGGTCATCCGGCGGTGGAAAAGAGATACTGGTTCAGGGTGTCGTTCCCGTACCTGACGCAAGGCTTGACTGGCTTGTGTCTCAATTTCCTGGGCGGAAAAAGACGGCCGTACAGGTCACTTATGTCGATTTTCATGGATTGGGTTCCGGACGGGATGATAAGAAGTCTTACGTTTCGGCTCTTCTTAATTACGCCCGACCCATGGATGCCTTCGTTATCGTTCTCAGGAATTTTGCCAATCCTGCCTTTCCGCCTCCCGATCCCTGCCGCGATCTGGAAGAACTGACCCAGGAATTCGTTCTGGCGGATCTGGTGACGGTGGAAAAAAGGCTGGAAAAAATCGGGCAGGAAAAAAAGAAAGGTCGCAGGATCCCGGAGAGAGAGCTGGAACTGCTGGAAAAGTGCAGGGATGTGCTCAATGGGGAAGAACCGCTCAGGAAATATCCGGAGCTTGCCGGTGCTCATGAATTGAGAGGCTTTACCTTCCTTTCCGGCAAACCGGTTCTCGTTGTTGTGAACAACGATGACGAAGATCCGGAGGTACCTCCGGGAAATTACGGTGACGTTGAGCCGGTTGCGGTGCGAGCAAGGCTCGAACTGGAGCTCAACAGGCTAAACCCTGATGAAAGCGAAGTTTTTCGGGAGGAATACGGATTAGAATCCAGAGCCTGCGATCTCGTTATTTCCCGTTCTTTTTCGGTCTTGAGACTGGTTACCTTCTACACGGTGGGTGATGACGAGATCAGAGCGTGGACCGTCCAGGAGGGAACAACGGCTCTTAAAGCGGCAGGTACGATACACAGCGACATGGAAAGGGGGTTTATAAGGGCCGAGGTCATTAATTTCGAAGATCTGAAAAAAGTGGGAACCTTTGCATCGGCCAGAAAAGAAGGGCTGATGCGCCTGGAAGGCAGGGATTACATCGTAAAGGACGGGGATATACTCCACATCCGGTTCAGTGCCGGTTAG
- a CDS encoding PilZ domain-containing protein, translating to MKERGKTDRPKEIDVWESPLRPYVSFVCDACGKTRQVPVEKFKKGGRVRLLCSCGSETTYLVNFRRSFRIKVDNIPVEIGIIKSRHFPEGAKLSGAIVDMSPLGLGIRVPSVRLFSRGDLVNLSFPLPNGIKDLVVKRAEVMCSNGEKGRIGVAFVDSYDGDRRIALFMRKQAVG from the coding sequence ATGAAAGAGCGTGGGAAGACGGACAGGCCGAAAGAGATAGATGTGTGGGAAAGCCCGCTGAGGCCCTATGTGAGTTTTGTCTGTGATGCTTGTGGGAAAACCAGGCAGGTGCCTGTAGAAAAGTTCAAAAAAGGCGGGCGGGTGCGTCTGCTCTGTTCTTGCGGTTCAGAAACGACCTATCTTGTGAACTTTCGGCGTTCTTTCAGGATTAAGGTTGATAACATACCGGTAGAGATCGGTATTATAAAAAGCCGGCACTTTCCCGAAGGCGCAAAGTTATCCGGTGCCATTGTTGACATGTCGCCTTTAGGGCTGGGCATCAGAGTTCCAAGTGTTCGTCTTTTTTCCAGAGGCGATCTGGTTAACCTTTCTTTTCCCCTTCCCAACGGAATAAAGGATCTGGTGGTCAAACGGGCGGAGGTGATGTGCTCAAACGGGGAAAAAGGTCGGATCGGTGTTGCTTTCGTTGACAGCTATGACGGCGATCGAAGAATTGCGCTCTTCATGAGAAAGCAGGCTGTTGGCTAG